The Lytechinus variegatus isolate NC3 chromosome 7, Lvar_3.0, whole genome shotgun sequence genome includes the window ATATCTGACCTAATAACCGGCATAGTAAGAATATCAACTCCGCAAAGCCATAAAAGCCAgcctatacaaaaaaaaagaaatacatagcACATGCGATATAATGTAAAAGCATAACAGTCTGAGCTGAAAGTATTTAGAAATAGATAACTCATTAATGCACAATCTATTCATGCAGATAAACgtcccaggggcggatccagctttcgccaatagggggggggggccgaaaaatattttgatcaatattttttctcgattggccgctacaatctggccttttttgttggttttacagggggtagtcctaactaaagactgaagttttaataTGTTAGTTTTAATATAGTTAGGtttctcatgtggtcttaatgtatagttcgagcgcgaagcgcgagctaaaaatatttgatatttcatgtccttagaactgaagattcagaatttctgatattccgacctaaaaaaatgaacagtctaagcgcgtttttatttaaataaacaagctgtgtgtctcaaacaataaTTAAAAGCGTGCGCGAcgcatgagcttaatttttttgatatactgacaggataaaggagcattttgacaaatttttccaaagagcataggtttctcacaattcaaacaatgcgagcgcggtgcgcgagctgaaaattttgatacacattaacaatttgtgttaatcaaacaaaataatgaaagcttgatgtgcgagctaaaaaattgtgtgcaaattgatatcagaactgaatatattgtatatatattagtgtcatttaacccttttgaatgggattcatttcacaggcaatgcgagcgcgaagcgcgagcgaaaaaaaattatataaagtctattttcaaattcttcccctcacttttttttttatcctttcggggtcgggccggtcgttacgaggctgtaaattacacatcatgggtaaaatacctctttctttcttttctttctgtttttcgtagtttctatcaaggtaaagagtacacttttttctgcaggttgtcaaaaaatagggggggggggccggggccggctcggccccctcctggatccgcgcctgcgtCCAGTGTTCTATTTTCATAAGATGACTTTAAAGTGTGACCATTTACCCTATTATCAAAGAATACATGCATTACCGGAAATCATGGCTTGATCAGGATAATAACATTCCCAATACACTGGGTTAATCGCTCTGCTGTATCTTGGAACCTCCTAATTTATACAAGGAGATATTCAATAGGTTATTTAACCTTGGATATTTAGAGTGCATGCATGATTGGTACTAAATCACTCCTTCAAGATTGCATTTAAAGAGATGGATAAGATAGTGAATAGAAACAAGTCACCTCTCAATAACTCAAAGGTTATTATGTAACACTATAGTCTTGTCTGACACACCTTCGAACACACCCCGCGAACGAGCACCTCTCAATTTCTAACCACGCACACTAGTGACAATAGTTCTTAATAATAAGCAGTGTGTCGGAAAAAACAACCGCAATCATGATCCGAAAACAACATTGAAATAATGAGGTGATAAAGAATGCAATGCACCAAACTAGCCTCGTCATTTATGGTATGATCCTGATGTAAACTACCTTTTATGTGTTCTTCTCGACAATAATCTCAGAATTAATATTATGGAGATATTCAGACTATggttcaacaataaaaaatatcttgACCATGTGGCCTGCATTACATCACCTTTTCAAAATAAGCCTTTTCAGATTTTCTATTACAATGGATACATACACACCAgacctttttttccaaaaaagaaaaaaaaaagaaaaaaaaagaaagactttCTAGATGATTGATTACAATGAATACATACACATCAGACTTCTTGTTTCACATATCTCCAATATTTGTAAAGACTAGTTTTTCAGTTCTATCCATTTAACATACCGGATGAGCCACAATAATCTCCTTATGTTTCTTTAATAAAAGCTCAATAACGACCACTTGTCATCATgattgttatttaaaaaaagacgtATGTTAATGAATGTGCCAAAAGACTCATTCAGAGAGAGTAGCTAGTCATGACTATCTGAAATAGAATACAAATGCaaataatgtaataaaaaagCAATGTGTACAATGTGTATAATGGGTTTATCGAGCAAGGTGtatacatttcattctttttgacAATGCAAATATTCAAGTTTCatcaataaaattgttttgaccGTTTTAAAATGTGGCTTTTCTTTTAATTACCTCTTTtataaagaatatattttaaataacttcattttaaaaagatggaCTGAAGTAATGGATAAATATCCGATTTGCCTGACAGTGCACCCACTAAGTTAATAAGGCAATCTTTCCAATATTGTGCTAATGTCTTAACACACTCGATCGAgtacaattatatttttacaaaacacattttaagTACCATCAAAGAATGTGCCAAAAGACATGCATGGTTTTGTAGACTCCCATTCATTAGTACAACCATGATGGCGAACCAAGAATGTAAATGCCTTTGTGAGCCAATGCCAATGTACaccaatttcatgattttttttactatatgaaTACATAAGATAATGCATATTTCAGTTAAGCAATCGTTCATTGGGTGATCGTTAACACtataagtgaaaaaaaaggacTAAATAAATATAAACTAAAATTTCCACATGCACACAATAATCTTTTTCTATATTCGAAATCtggctctacccccccccccccctctgcctTTCTCGTATTTTTACGTAAAAGCGGAACATGGGACACAATAATTAGGTATCGTAACTTGTGGTCTGTTTTAAATCGTCTCTACCacgtactttttttttcttcaggcaAAGTAATACAAATACAAACTTCTAGTGTCACGATATTCAATTCATACACCTTTCAGTTCTGCATATACACCAAACTCAAAAGTATAAAATGAACATCTATAATATCGCATACAATGATAACGATTGACGGCGGGAAGGAAGTAGAGTTTTGGAGGGCGTTTTGGTATCGTCATTGTTAAAATGAGTTGCAGACTTAATAGGAACCTTGCTCCTTGAAAGTGTATTGTAGACTATAGTGCTGACCGAATAAGCTGATTAAATAAAGACATTAATCAATATTTGCATTGTCTGACAAATCCGATGACCAATCGATGGACGTCAGCCTGAGAGTGACGTAAAGTCTAAGGCGATAGTCTTCCGTATTATATCGTCGGATAGGCCTACTATATCACGTCGGCCTAAAACTGCGAAGAGGGCGGGGAAGAGGGCTCGTTGAAATCCCGGCTGAAATCGGCATTGAACAAGTTATCATCTTCTTACCCTTACCCCCGTTTATTCTGTTGAAAGCATTGGCTTCTGTGAGCCTCGATTGAAAAATCTATTTATATTTGTATGCGAATTTACAGATATTTGAGAATGTATCGGCTATCGCTTTGCTGCTATTACACAGTGGTATTCTTCTCAATAGTTTGGCAGACGGTCTCTAGTTTCAATATCTTGGTCTCCCCTGTATACGGAGAGGGAAGCCATTTTTTCGCTGGAGCGGCCGTGGCCCAGGGATTAGTTGACAAAGGGCATAACGTGACTGTTCTCATCAGCAGGGCATATGAACATAGGACTCAGGATCCGAGGTATTCCAAACTACACTTCCTCATCTTCGATCATCGGAACAGATCGACGGAGGATGTCCGTCAAATGTTTTTCCAGGTCAACACATTCGTATTTAAAAGTAAAGAAACTCAGTTGATAGAGTTGTTTTCTCTTGTGAGCGAGTCGATGGCGGAAGATTGCGAATGTGTCCTACGTGACGTCACAATCATGAAACAACTGGAAGGAATAGATGCTATTATAGTGGATCCTACTTGGATTTGTGGCATGGTGATGAGACATGTCCTTGAACGAACTCTCAATTACAGCAAACACATTAAGATGATATCAATGACACCAAACATTCCTGATGGAACCCTGCTATTGTATAGTGGATCTTATTTAAATCTTGCCTTTCAACCAGAGATATCATCTGGGTACACCAACAGAATGACCTTCTTGCAGAGGGTCAATAACGTCTTTTTCTTCAGTTCGGTACTCTTTTTAGCAAGTAAGATTGCTATACCACCGTATGAAAAAGTTGCAAGGAACATGGGTTTTGATCAGAACGAGTTTGACCTAAGCTTATGGACTTGGCACAAATATTTCGATTTGCATCTTATCAACATTCATACTTCATCTGAGTTTCCCTTTCCACTTGCAcctaatattattttgataggAGGGGGTCTTACAGTGACACCGCCAGCAAAGCTTGATAAGGTAATACGAGCATGCACTCAGGTATTTATGGTCACTGTCAGTCACCAGCATGCTCCCCAACCCAATATTTTccctgggggtgctgcgtgtattattttccatatagACAGCACCCCCATGTAAGCAAAATGACCAATATTTTGtagtgaaagttttttttttctttttcgcttgtcaaatttctccgTGCCAGAAATTCTATGATCATCATTTCGTAGTGAAAACACCccctttttgcttgtcaaatttacatcagcaccacCCCCCAgttaaaaaaatcgttcccagggccctgacAGTCATGGACATGTTGAGCTTATGACGGTcctatgatatttttattaGGAGTGGGGGGATGGGGTAAGGACGACTAATTGAAGGTGAACATTGCCATGACCTCTCCCTTTCGCCATCACATCatcacctttttctctctgttcGATCCCACGCAACTTTATAACCCTGAGGGTAAGAAAGTTGAGCGTTTCAATAGAATCGTTCATATAGCATGTATAGGCATGCTGAGAACTTCAACAAATATCTTGAAAACCACACGGGCGGTAGtcgcgacccccccccccccctgcggcGCGCCGTCTTGTCAAACTCATACTTTTTTAATGgatatattcatgcatttcattattagaatgataataatttcgTATCAatatgtaatgatttttttctacttGTGAACAGAATTTAGAGGAGTTCGTGAATAGTTCTGGAGACGAAGGCATTATCGTGTTCACCCTTGGTACATACTTTTCATCAGTAACAAAGTTTGAGCCAGAGTTTGTCGACTTGTTTGCTGAGGCTTTCCAAAGATTACCGCAGAAAGTTATTTGGCAGTTGAAAGAGCTTCCAAAGAAAGAGTTACCATCTAATGTAAAAGCATTGCCATGGGTTCCGCAGAATGATCTGCTCGGTGAGTTAAAGACACCTCTCCATATACCAATGCTCAGGCTTATGTTGCAAATGATTGCTCCTTGTAATAGCTTAAAGAGCAAGTCCgcctcaacaaaaagttgatttgaataaaaagacaaaaataaacaaaaaagggATACGCAATTacgcataacaatgaaaatttcatcaaaatcagatgttaaGTATAAGAAAGTTaggcattttaaactttcgcttattttacaaaacagtttatTTCCAAATCCTGTCTGGGCCGATGCCATTACCCACTTGCTATTTCgctaaaatgaaaatatgaaatgttttagctcattgtcatgtgaaacaaagttttattcctccctgaacacgtggaattaccaTTGATTAAACATTTTGTGATTAGAAATCGAGAGGATcaatattgtcaaatatgtgAAAAGTTATTCAAccaattataataaaaaaggaatgGTGAGTGACATAGACTCATTTATTTGCTATATCACTGAAtagtgcatataactgttttgtgaaaaataagagaaactttcAAAATGTCATGACCCCTTACatcacatccgattttaatgaatttttcgttgtctttgttgggttttttctcttttgattcaaatcaacattttttttctggggtggaattgacctttaagcGTGGAGTGTCAAGTCGATTTTCAATGTCTGCCCAGTTCAAGCCCCCGCTACTgaaataaagtttattttcattttattatttttctttgacggggggggggggaacaacgTAAATGTAACTTAATTTTTACCTCAATTGAATAAAGGTTCAATCACCGACATCTTTTTTTAGAATTTGGTCTTCGccctttcccttctttttcactacttgaaaatcatgcaaaaaaaaaacaaaataaatagttttttcttcaatttccaGATACATAACCTTTTCGTTATTTTTAGCTTTTTCGACACCCATCtgttgtttttgtctcacctgcatagcagagtgggactataggcgccgcttttccgacggcggcgtcaacatcaaatcttaaaggagaatgaaaccattggaacaagatagcttgtgtgaaaacagaaaaatcaaagaaacagatcaacaaaagtttgagaaaaatcggacaaataatgagaaagttatgagcatttgaatattgcgatcactattgctatggagataacaaattggcaatgcaacaaagatgtgtgatgtcacttgtgaacaactctccccattaccttagtatatatttcacttgaattgcctcttttatcacatatatccatagatcatgtgttctttctacatgagggcatgtaatacatattttttaagaatacattatggataaagagtttgtatcatcataagaaaaagcaaaaatagacattttgaggatattttatagtccaccataagggaaagttgttcatcagtgacatcacacatccttgttgcattgccaatgggaggatctccatagcattagtgattgcaatatttaaatgctcataactttctcattatttgtccgatttttctcaaactttctttattcttattctttgatttttctgtttctacacaagcctacatgtatttgttccaaaggtttcattcccctttaacctgaggttaagtttttgaaatgacatcataacttagagaaagtatatggaccaagttcatgaaacttggccataaggttaatcaagtattactgaacatcctattagagtttcatgtcacatgaccaaggtcaaaggtcatttagggtcaatgaacttagaccatgttggaggaatcagcattgaaatcttaacctgaggttaagtttttgaaatgtcatcataacttagaaaatatatggacctagttcatgaaacttggacataaggttaatcaattattactGGACATCCTGCATgcgttttatgtcacatgactaaggtaaaaggtcatttagggtcaatgaactttggccgaattgggggtatctgttgaattacaatcaaaactttaaaagtttttggatctgattcatgaaacttggacataatagtactcaagtatcactgaacatcctgtgcaagtttcaggtcacatgatcaaggtcaaaggtcatttagggtcaatgaactttggccgaattgggggtatgtgtagaattaccatcataactttgaaagtatgttggtctagttcgttaaacttggacattagagtaatcaagtatcactgaacatcctgtgcgcatttcaggtcacatgaccaaggtcaaaggtcaatgaactttggccgaattgggtgtatctgttgaattaccatcataactttgaaagtttatggatctagttcataaaaagtggacataaaagtaaccatgtatcactgaacatcttgtgcgagttagagtagttttcaaagtcaaaaattacccacatgatgtatatttttttatacgcactgtatcaCTAATTAAGTTAAGCTGGAGACCTTATTTATTAAATGTAACAACAAGTTTTTGATACCTGCTTCACACGATATCAGGTCACCCAAAGCTACGTGTGATCATAACTCACGGCGGTAACAACGGGTTTCAAGAGGCTTGTAGTCATGGCGTACCTATGGTCATTATACCTTTCATTGCTGACCAATACGACGTCGGAGCAAGAGTCGAAGCAAGAGGTATGGGGAGAAGTCTCGACAAACACTCACTCAGCGCTGACGTCATTTATGAGACCCTTCATGAAGTCATCAATAACCCAAGGTAATTGAGCCATCAGTATAGGcttacataattattttatatccaTATAGAGTGTTCCTCTCTGAGATGAACATTTTTCTAACAAGGTGCGTATGCAGGGGAAGGGGGTTGCAGGGGTTCACATCCCCTCAGATTttattgaaaacttttttttaatgtcaatttTTGCTACAAAAAGAcccaatttttatattttttggtaaaaaccttttttttaatctttgatttaTTCTTTAATTGTTTGTTCACCAAGCCTATATAgcttttttgtttcattattataaCGAACTTAACAGGGGTAACTATGTAAAGCATATCTATCAAATTTTAATGCTATATACGCAGGGGAGTGGATAACACCATGATAGTGATTTTTATTAATCTGTTGGTGATTGTTTCCGTCCAATAAAAATGGTCAAGATCAACCATAGATtctatttgatattttctattGGATATGACTTGTGTATAATAGACCACAATATTAGTTAATTTGATCAATCTTGAATAATCgctttatttttctgtatttattaaatATTGCATCGATATAGCCTACTTCCGCAAAATTGAAATAACTTATCATTGAAGTAGTCTGGAGTAAGTTTGAGAGACAACATAAGATTATGACACTAAAAATGGATGAAGGTTGGGATGTCTGTTCTATATAAagcttttatttattattgttttttttttgttctttcgaTTTGACAGTTATGCACAGGTGGCCAAAGAAGTCTCATCTATCATAAAAAACGACTTTATGTCTGGAAAAGAACGTGCTGCATTCTGGGTAGACCACGTGATAAGATATGGTGGAGAATATCTCAGATCGCCTGCTGCAgaactttctttcattcaattcTATATGTTAGATGTCCTTGCATTTCTCTCCGcattactttgtattatattattacttgtatttttctgtttaagattttgtttTCGTTTGTGCTTTCGACTTGTTTTCGGTAGAACCAAATCTAAAACAGATTGAAAACATAATCTCAAGATATGCGTTAAGGACAATCCCAGTGATACGTCACTGTGTGGGTAATCCACACAAAACGAATTGCTTGGGAGCAAAGGTTATTGAAAGAAATCCGACAAGGATGTCATTAGATCACTATAAATCTGTTGAaatctcaaattggcaattttggaAGTCGAATAGTTTGGGCAACTTCCCAAGTATGTACTTATTCACCAATGCTGATTTCAATCTGTATGCCTTTTCCCTGTATTTTGTAGCTAagtttaacaaaataaataatttattttgttttttattgtttgaattataaaatatttcaatttatacagAATTGACAATGATGtaaaacttgactgaactacataatgttaaacaatgttGATTCCACAAGTTCAGGGATTATAAAGCTCCATTTCAAATGACATGGGTGAGAAAATcagaatgtttcatatttcagataataaaatacaaaagaaatagtgagtgcgtgatgtcatcagtcccctcatttgcatactggccaggatgtgcatatataactgttgtgtgaaattaagcaaaactttaaaaagtcatagctttcttattttacatccgattttgatgaaattttcagttttatgattgttggatttttctcgtttgttcaaatcaactttttgttggggtggacttgtcctttaagctgAGGTTATTGCACGGATATCAGACGGCAAGTTGTTCCAAGTTAACGAACCATTATAATGTAGTGAGCGTTTAAAATAATCAGTTCTTGGTTTGGTTAAAAAAAGTGGGGAGTGAGCAGCATATCGTGTATTAATAGAAATTTTTCTCGgaattatgaatttttcaaatatGATGGCATTAAATTGAAAGTCCAGATAAAATGGATAAGTGAGGGGTTACAGGGTATAACATTCTGCTATAAGTATTAACCTTGCATactggtttttgtctcacctgcgaagcaaagtgagactataggcgccgcttttccgacggcggcggcggcggcggcgtcaacatcaaatcttaacctgaggttaagtttttgaaatgacatcataacttagaaagtatatggacctagttcatgaaacttggccataaggttaatcaagtattactgaacatcctattagagtttcatgtcacatgaccaaggtcaaaggtcatttagggtcaatgaacttagaccatgttggaggaatcaacatcgaaatcttaacctgtggttaagtttttgaaatgtcatcataacttagaaaatatatggacctagttcatgaaacttggacataaggttaatcaagtatcactgaacatcctgcatgagtttcacgtcacatgaccaaggtcaaaggtcatttagggtcaatgaactttggccgaattggggatatctgttgaattcccatcataactttgaaagtttatggatctgattcatgaaacttggacataatagtaatcaagcatcactgaaaattttgtgcaagtttcaggtctcatgattaaggtcaaaggtcattagggtcaatgaactttggccgaatcgggggtatctgttgaattaccatcataactttggaagtttattgggctagttcattaaacttggacattagagtaatcaagtatcactgaacatcctgtgcacgtttcaggtcacatgaccaaggtcaaaggtcaatgaactttggccgaattgggtgtatctgttgaattaccatcataactttgaaagtttatggatctgattcatgaaacttgtacataagagtaatcaagtatcactgaatatcctgtttgagtttcaggtcacatgatcatggtcaaaggtcatgtaaggtcaatgaactttggccatgttggggttttttggtgaataaccatcatatctctgtaagtttattggtctagttcataaaaagtggacataagagtaaccatgtatcactgaacatcttgtgcgagttagagtagtattcaaagtcagcactgctgctatattgaaccgcgtgatgcaggtgagacggccagaggcattccacttgtttaatcgTTGGACTCTTGTTACATTATAATATTTTGCACTCTGCCCCCATATTACATTACAATAATCAATGTGCGGTAATATAAGGTTATTATACATCATTAATAAAATTCGCTTGGGCAAGAGGTACCGAATCCGTCGTATAAAACCAATAGTTTTTGATAACTTATTGCACACATTATTGATGACAACTCCAATGCAGGCAAGGGACTATTATCAAATCAagatatttaaattcattaacCTGTTCAATTGCATCATTTTTCACataaatatttatcattttttttcttactttaatTTGATCTAGTCccaattaacatatttttggttttctttacATTACTGTATCATTGTCAAacggcttatgtcgaaagggtgggtgctgtcgcgttagggtccaaaccgggggggggggggctttggacgaaagggcgcgttccagtgaacgcgacgcgacgtggcgctcccaacgcaccctttcggccaaaccgggggggggggggctttggacgaatcttcgcgttcgcgttgacgcaccctaacgcgacagcacccaccctttcgaaataagccttGTCAAACCGTTGAATTAATTTGTGTACTGGCAGATTGAAGGTCGTTTTGAAGTactgaaacatttttattttgacaaaataaagcAGTGTCGTCGGCATATTCACACAATttaatattattacaaaaattgatattgcaagcatcatttatgaatattgaaaataataaaggagAAATCATACTACCCTGGGGCACACATATAAATAAAGACCTAAAATCtgacaaaatattattaaatcTGCCAAGAAGGGCagcctcccccctccccccttctgCATGTTGCGCCactgcaatggacagaataatTCGgtaaaagataaaatgaatgatccatatctttcacctcatgaagtattctgtccattgcactcgtgaacattcattatttgtataatgattAAATTAAGAATTTTACataatggcgcctagatgacgtcatcataaccAGATTAACTTGAAAAGCTTATTGCGGCATCTCTAAGATAGACTTTATAGATGACTTGAAATTcagtaaaatagatggagccaATTTAGAGaaaacttggcgacaagaatctgccttaaaaataaataaaaagaaagaaaattctgacgaaatcaattaCAGAGCTGATCTGTCATAGAAAGACCATGCATTGACCCTATATGGACACTGGACAGACCATCTAATTATAGGATCACACGTCATAAAACATGTTTTCTATATATGCTTGTATTTTTCTTTGCCTTTTTATTCTTCAATTTAATTGTCATGTAAAGCAtagaaaatcacaatattttcatatactGATAATCCATAATGACATAATAGAATGTTGacacattaaaataaaaaagtcattacataaaaaaacataGTTCATAAATTTAGAAGGGCGTGTAAATATGATTACCCTGGCGTAGACCGAGGTcacaaaatatgacaaaacTACGAACAGAGTAAAGGGATAACAAGAAGGTaggggagaaggaggagaagaaggagaagactgagaagaagaagaagcttgaattgagaaagaggaggagaatAAGGAGGAGCCGaacaggggcggaaatctccccaaaaaggtaggggggacaaggggctacaaatttgacaagcaaaaaaaaaaggatcacgacaagcaaaaaaagaaagaaaaaaaaatcaccccaaaattaaggtcatctcgtcccaaaatacatgttttattttgatttggaaTCATGATGtgtttcttaccatcataaaataccaaaaatagtatagggggacatttgatattgtgtcccccctactattttgagtaggggggacacgtccccctgcccctcccccttgggatttccgcccattaggaggagaagaaggaggaggagggggtggggtagaagaagaagggggatgttgttgttgttgttgttattttgaataggcaaactagtcagttttgactattgttgccttataaatatgcttttcttttttttttttaaatatgataatttctttgttcaaattatgtcagtttgaaaagtaaaagaaagaaaggaaagaaaagttcccaggaaattgtgcaagaccacctctcctgccctgtattagtacgttatcctgacaagcccgctcgaggtgcatttcgagggcgtctcaggagtacaaaaaat containing:
- the LOC121419193 gene encoding UDP-glucuronosyltransferase-like isoform X1; protein product: MRIYRYLRMYRLSLCCYYTVVFFSIVWQTVSSFNILVSPVYGEGSHFFAGAAVAQGLVDKGHNVTVLISRAYEHRTQDPRYSKLHFLIFDHRNRSTEDVRQMFFQVNTFVFKSKETQLIELFSLVSESMAEDCECVLRDVTIMKQLEGIDAIIVDPTWICGMVMRHVLERTLNYSKHIKMISMTPNIPDGTLLLYSGSYLNLAFQPEISSGYTNRMTFLQRVNNVFFFSSVLFLASKIAIPPYEKVARNMGFDQNEFDLSLWTWHKYFDLHLINIHTSSEFPFPLAPNIILIGGGLTVTPPAKLDKVIRACTQNLEEFVNSSGDEGIIVFTLGTYFSSVTKFEPEFVDLFAEAFQRLPQKVIWQLKELPKKELPSNVKALPWVPQNDLLGHPKLRVIITHGGNNGFQEACSHGVPMVIIPFIADQYDVGARVEARGMGRSLDKHSLSADVIYETLHEVINNPSYAQVAKEVSSIIKNDFMSGKERAAFWVDHVIRYGGEYLRSPAAELSFIQFYMLDVLAFLSALLCIILLLVFFCLRFCFRLCFRLVFGRTKSKTD
- the LOC121419193 gene encoding UDP-glucuronosyltransferase 2B16-like isoform X2, translating into MRIYRYLRMYRLSLCCYYTVVFFSIVWQTVSSFNILVSPVYGEGSHFFAGAAVAQGLVDKGHNVTVLISRAYEHRTQDPRYSKLHFLIFDHRNRSTEDVRQMFFQVNTFVFKSKETQLIELFSLVSESMAEDCECVLRDVTIMKQLEGIDAIIVDPTWICGMVMRHVLERTLNYSKHIKMISMTPNIPDGTLLLYSGSYLNLAFQPEISSGYTNRMTFLQRVNNVFFFSSVLFLASKIAIPPYEKVARNMGFDQNEFDLSLWTWHKYFDLHLINIHTSSEFPFPLAPNIILIGGGLTVTPPAKLDKNLEEFVNSSGDEGIIVFTLGTYFSSVTKFEPEFVDLFAEAFQRLPQKVIWQLKELPKKELPSNVKALPWVPQNDLLGHPKLRVIITHGGNNGFQEACSHGVPMVIIPFIADQYDVGARVEARGMGRSLDKHSLSADVIYETLHEVINNPSYAQVAKEVSSIIKNDFMSGKERAAFWVDHVIRYGGEYLRSPAAELSFIQFYMLDVLAFLSALLCIILLLVFFCLRFCFRLCFRLVFGRTKSKTD